In Bacillus sp. S3, the sequence AAGAAAAAATACGCTGAAATGAGTTAAGTAATGAGGTGCACGCTGTGGAAGATTTAAGATCCTTCTCCCCGAGTTTAAGGTTTTTTATTGAGCTTACAAAAGATGTAGAAACTGGTGTACTGCTGCAATATGTTTTTATTGTTATTTTGTCGGTGATTGTATACAGGTTAGGGTTTGCAAAAAAATTACCTCTTTTGAAAAACATTGTTATTTATATCAGTCTTTGCATTGGATGTTTAATCATGTTGTTTTTCTCCTATGCATTACCAATTGCCGAAGGGTTGGGTGTGGCAGCTTTAATATTAATTGTATATAAAATTCGTCTGCACCAATCGAAAAAGCAAGAGGCTGAAGTAAAGTAAAGGAGGTAAGGGAATGAAATCCTTACAAGATGCACTTTATAATTGGCTTACCATTAAGGTTGTTTGTGATTCCCGCCCTGATGATGTAGCAGCAAAAGAAACACGGGAGTTTTTTGAAGAGATGTTAACAGCGCAGCATCAAGTATCAAACATCAATATCACAACAGATGCCGTGATGTATTACCTTTCCTATGAGCAAGGTGATGAGACGAAAAAAGTCCGATATCCTCGTGAATTAATTGAAATTATGCTGGATCAAATAAACAAAGAACCTGAAAAGTATGAAGACTATCCATTTGAAGATTAAAAAAAGTGCTGGCCTGTTTTTTTAAGGTCAGCACTTTTTTTATATCCAGCTCCAGGGCACTTACGCTTTACTATTTACCAATCATCATTATCAGATTTTGTCCGGAAAAGCTTAAAATTTCCTGATTCAATTCGGGCATTTGTCTTATCCGTTATTCTGGCATGGCAGGAATTACACATATATGTATGAATAGGACGATTGCGAAGACGCTTTGCTGTTAACGATTCATCTTCAATCGCTTCAATTTTATCGCAAATTACACACTTTACTCTCATTAAGCACCTCTTCATTTCTTTCTTAAAACAGTAGTTTGTATTATAGTATACCATGAGTGAACACCTGGAGTTAATCAATTGGTTAGAGTTGATGAAAAAAAGGGATAGTAGTAATATGAGATTATCTGTTTTTAAACAGAAAGTAGGAAAAGTAAAGGGGTTGTAATGTTGGCAAATCAAGTGGAACCTAAACTTATTAAGCCATTATATGATGCGATGCAAAAAGAGCGTTTTGTAACGTTGGCATCCATTGATTATGAGACAGGGGGACCAAATGTTAGTGCGATTTCCTGGGTACTAGCTAAAGATGACAGCACGATTTATTTTGCAGTAGATAATCGCTCCCGTATTTTAGAAAATATTTATAAGAATAACAAGGTAATCATTAATTTGATTGCGAATGAATCTACATATTCCATTCAAGGTGAAGCAGCGGTCAAAGAAGAACGACTGCAAGATGTTCCGTTAAAGCTTGCGCTTGTAAAGGTTACCATCCATGAAGTAAGGGATGTCATGTTCTACGGATCGAAAATTGTCACAGAAGTACAGTATGACAAAACCTATGATAAAAATGCAGCAGAAAAATTGGACAGACAAGTGATGGAAGCAATGAAAAAAGCTTAGTGTAAACTAAGCTTTTTTCTTTATAGTTGAATGGAAACTTTTCTATTTATGATGATTAGACTGGTCTTCTTGTTCTTTGTTTAATTTCTTTTGTTCATCGGCCGGAAGTTTTTTATCTGGTTTTTCGGTCGCATTTTTAGGACTTGGTGTAATGAGATCTCCAGGAATTTCAGGCATTAGACGCCCTGCAACATCGGCTAACTCCTCCATAATTCCCTGTATTGGTCTGCCCTTTTTGATATCTGCTTGGATTTCTTTTAACCGCTCGGTCGTATCCGCATCTGCTACTACTACTGCATTAGCGCCATAAGGGTCCTTTTTCAAGCTCTCCGCCACAGAATACTTAATCGAGCCTACCTGTGAACGGTCGATTTTTGCATTTACATCGATCCCGACAATGGCATAATTCCCTAAAACAACAGCAGTTGCATCGTTTACATTTGGTATGCTTGTGGCGAGAGTAACTAAACGCTTTGAAATTTCCTGACCCGATTTACGGTCGACACTTTCGATATAGCTGTTTTTTACATTTACTAATGAATTGTTTTCACTTTTAGCGATTTCTTTATGATTATTGGCATTACAACCTGCTAAAAATAAACATATTAGCATCATAAAAATAATATTTTTCATTTAAACCCTCCTCCAAGAAGATTAGTTAGTGTCGTCATTAACAATTATTGTGCGAAACGTCTTCTATCTTTATTCCAATAAACATATATTTTACCAAAGTTCAATCTAGCAAAAGGGTTGTTGAAATGATAACTAACCTGACACCAACGGAAGCAGGAGGCGTAGCTTTGAGTAAAATATACGTGTTAGATACAAATGTTTTATTACAAGACCCGTATTCCATTTTTTCCTTTGAAGATAATGAAGTTGTTATTCCGGCAGTAGTTCTAGAAGAAGTGGACTCAAAGAAAAGATATATGGATGAAGTAGGAAGAAATGCAAGACATGTATCAAGGCTAATTGATGGCCTAAGGGCATCAGGTAAGCTTCATGAAAAAATCCCGCTTGAAGGCGGGGGTACCATTCGTATTGAATTAAACCATCGATCGTTTCATGAACTTCAAGATATTTTTATTGAAAAAACCAATGATAATCGCATTCTTGCGGTCGCAAAAAATTTATTCTTAGAGGAACAAGCAAAGGAAAATGGGAAGCCGGTCATCATTGTTAGTAAGGATGCATTAGTCAGAGTAAAAGCAGATGCAATCGGATTGACTGCGGAAGATTTTTTGAATGATCGTGTGGTAGAAGTGGAACATATATATACCGGATTTTTTGAGCTCCACCTGCCAATTGAATTATTAGGACGGTTTTATGAGAAGGGAGAATTATCGCTTTCAGAAGTGGCTAATCATCCGTTTTATCCAAATCAATACTTGTTGATGAAGGATATACTTGGAAGTTCTGCCTCGGCAATAGGAATGGTTGATAAAACGAGTAAGAAGGTAAAAAAATTAACGTTAAATCAAGAGCATGTTTGGGGCATTCATCCAAGAAATGTCCAACAAACCATGGCTATTGAATTATTATTGCGTAAGGATATTCCGCTGGTTACTTTAACCGGGAAAGCAGGGACAGGCAAGACCTTGCTTGCTCTTGCTGCCGGATTAATGCACACGGAGGATTTAAGAGAATATAAGAAGCTTTTAGTCGCGAGACCGATCGTCCCAGTTGGGAAGGACTTAGGTTTTTTGCCAGGTGAAAAACAGGAAAAGCTTAGACCTTGGATGCAGCCAATATACGATAACCTGGAATATCTTTTTAATACAAAGAAGCCTGGTGAACTTGATGCCATATTAGCCGGTATGGGTTCGATTGAGGTAGAAGCATTGACTTATATTCGCGGCAGGAGCTTGCCAAAACAGTTTATTATTATCGATGAAGCACAAAATTTAACGAAGCATGAAGTGAAAACGATCTTAACCAGGGTAGGAGAAGGAAGTAAAATCGTGTTAATGGGCGACCCGGAACAGATTGATCATCCATATCTTGACGCCTATAACAATGGGTTAACCTACGTCGTTGAGAAATTCAAGGATCAAGATATATCCGGGCATGTAAAACTATTAAAAGGGGAGCGGTCCGGACTGGCTAGACTTGCGGCAGATTTATTATAAGAAAAGTGAAGGCGTCTCGCCGCTAGGGCGCTGGAGCTGGACATTTCTCAATGTCGATATTAATTCTGATAGTATAAATAAACGGGTGCCGTTTGGCGCCCGTTTATTTCACAGTAAAGCCTATTACATGTTTAATTGGGTTTTCCTGATTTGAACCATCACCTTTATAGATATGAACGGGGCCATCAGATGATAACGGCTGACCATTCGTTGAAAATCCTAAAATGAGACCGAAAGCCTTTTCAAGAGGAAACTCATAGTCGCCATTTGTCGTGTGGACGACCAATGTCTCTGCATGACTTTCCGGCTCGGCATTCGCTAAAAAAGGCTTAAAAGGTATTCCAAAAGTACCAGTCAACACCTTTTCTTTTTCAAATTTCTTCTCGCTTTTTAATGTTGGAGGAAAAACAGCTCCCTCCATTATTTCGCGATCCCAATGCTTTGAAACAGCCTTCGTATATGCCTCCACTGAATCTGAATTTTCCATTTCCTTTAAAAAGTAAGTAGTTAAATCAATACGGCGATCATCAAAAATCCAGACACCAGGATCCAGTGTAATCGGAAATTTCACTTTTCCAGATATAATCAAAATATTTTCCATCTTCCATACCCCCTAAAGTCTAACACAGATTTAAGTATAGCTTTTTTTAAATAGAATGTCATAAAGTGCACTCCTATTTGTTATTATCCTTCATTGTTCTTGCAATTTTTGCTGGTAAACGGTAAAATTTATAGATAAGTTGAATTATCGCTCTGAAATGGGGGGATCAATGTTGGCGTCTGAAATGATCGTGAATCATCAGGAAAAAGCCTTTGCTTTATTGCAGGCTGACGCTGAAAAAATATTAAAGCTTATCAAAGTGCAAATGGATAATCTCACGATGCCTCAATGCCCTCTTTATGAAGAGGTATTGGATACACAAATGTTTGGCCTATCAAGGGAAATAGACTTTGCTGTTCGATTAGGCTTAATAGATGGCAAGGATGGAAAAGCGATTTTAGCTCAATTAGAAAAAGAATTATCGGCACTACATGATGCATCCTTGAAAAAATAATGGATTAAAAACTCAAACAATTCATAGGGATTGTTTGGGTTTTTTATTATCCGTTATTGTCTCTATATTCGAACTATTCATTATTAAAATCTTGTAACAAATTTTCTTTTACCCAAGTCATATCATTCATTTTCTATTATAATAGAGTGGAATATATCAATTTTGAAAATGAGGACGGCTTAAATGGTTAAAAAAATAGTGAAATCATATGATTATACCTTAATCATCGCTGTTATCCTGTTGTGTGGCTTTGGTCTTGTGATGGTATACAGTGCCAGCATGGCATGGGCTGTCCAGAGATATGGTTTCCCGCCAGATTATTTTTATCAAAAACAAAAAATGTGGCTTCTCTTATTTTTCGGCATCTTTATTCTTTTTGCTATCGCCCCATATAAAATAATGCAATTTACAAAAGGGTTTCAGGTTCCCATGGTCATTGGGTCTCTTCTTTTGCTAATAGGATTATTTCCCTTTGGAATTATTGCCGGGGGTGCACAAAGCTGGTATGAATTTGGTACGTTTCGTTTACAGCCATCGGAATTTGTTAAACTGGCAGTAATTATTTATTTGTCAGCTGTTTACGCTAAAAAGCAGGCTTATATTAACCAATTTAATAAAGGCGTTCTGCCTCCATTAGTGTTTCTATTTATTGTATGTGGCTTAATTGTCATGCAACCGGATTATGGTGCGGCAATCATAATTGCTGCGATTGCCGGGATGATTATTCTTTCTTCAGGAATGAATTTTAAGAGTATTTCAAAACTGCTTATCATGGCTCTTATCGTTCTTTTACCAGTGATATTTGTTGCGAGAGATGCGATATTTTCAGAAAAGCGGATGAGCCGGATTACTGTCTTGGAGAACCCATTCGCAGATGCACAAGAAGCTGGTTTTCACTTAGCAAATTCCTATATTGCAATCGGCTCTGGCGGTGTAAACGGACTCGGCTTAGGGAAAAGCATTCAAAAGCTTGGTTATTTACCCGAATCGCATACAGACTTTATTATGGCTGTTATTGCGGAGGAACTTGGTATTTGGGGAGTAGGATTCGTTATTCTTCTATTAGCCTATATTGTTTTACGAGGGATATATATCGGTCTGCAATGTAAGGATCCTTTTGGGAGCCTGCTTGCAATTGGAATTTCGAGTATGATAGGGATTCAATCCTTTATCAATTTAGCTGGTGTTTCCGGATTAATCCCATTAACAGGCGTTACGCTGCCATATGTAAGCTATGGTGGTTCTTCCTTGTTGATGCTTGCTGCTGCAACAGGAATACTTGTAAATGTTTCGATGTTTGTGAAGTTTGAAAAAAAATATAAAAACAAACACGACATAGAAAATAAAAAACAACAGTCGAACGATGGCAAGGTTTATTACATTTAATAAAAATGCGGGGGACAAGCTCCCCTGGCCTTTTTAAAATACATAGAATAGAAGGTGCTTTACGTGACAAGACAGATAAATAAAGTATTGGTTGCCAATCGGGGTGAGATTGCAATAAGGGTTTTTCGTGCTTGTACTGAACTGAATATTCGGACTGTTGCAATTTATTCAAAAGAAGATTCAGGCGCCTACCATCGCTATAAAGCGGATGAGGCCTATTTAGTGGGGGAAGGTAAGAAACCAATTGATGCATATTTGGACATTGAAGGCATCATTGCCATTGCCAAGAAAAGCGGTGTGAATGCCATTCATCCCGGCTATGGATTTTTGTCCGAAAATATTCATTTTGCCAGAAGATGTGAAGAAGAGGGAATTATTTTTATTGGTCCTTCGTCCACACACTTGGATATGTTTGGTGATAAGGTAAAGGCAAGAAAACAGGCTGAACTTGCCAATATCCCTGTCATACCGGGAAGTGATGGGCCTGTGAATGATGTGAATGATGTCGAGGAGTTTGCGGCTGTCCATGGATTCCCTATTATCATAAAGGCCTCACTTGGCGGCGGCGGCCGTGGGATGAGAATAGTACATACAAGTGAGGAAGTTCGAGAGGCATTTGACCGAGCGAAATCGGAGGCAAAAGCGGCATTTGGAAATGACGAGGTATATCTTGAAAAATTAATTGAAAAACCAAAACATATTGAGGTTCAGATCATAGGAGACAGCAGCAGGAATATCGTCCATCTTTATGATCGCGATTGTTCCGTTCAACGGCGCCATCAAAAAGTAGTCGAAGTTGCCCCAAGTGTGTCAATTTCTGAAGAATTACGAAAGCAGATTTGTGATGCCGCTGTAAAATTGATGAAAAATGTCAATTACTTAAATGCGGGTACAGTAGAATTTCTTGTCTCCGGTAATGATTTTTATTTTATTGAAGTAAATCCGCGCGTACAGGTTGAACACACGGTTACAGAATTAGTAACAGGTATTGATATCGTCCAAACACAAATATTAGTTGCCGAAGGCCATGAGTTACACGGGCCAATCATTAGTATTCCAGATCAAGAGAAAATTCAACTGAATGGATTTGCCATTCAGTCAAGGGTTACCACAGAGGATCCCCTCAACCAGTTCATGCCTGATACAGGAAAAATTATGGCCTATCGCTCCGGCGGCGGATTTGGCGTACGGCTTGATGCAGGGAATGGTTTTCAAGGAGCTGTGATTACACCTTACTATGACTCTTTGCTTGTGAAACTATCAACATGGGCATTGACGTTCGAACAGGCAGCTTCAAAAATGGTTCGAAATTTACAGGAATTTAGAATAAGAGGCATTAAAACAAATATTCCGTTTTTAGAAAATGTTGTTAAGCATGAGAAGTTTCGAAATGGTGAGTATGACACCTCTTTTATTGATACTACACCGGAATTATTTATTTTCCCTGTAAGTAAAGACCGGGGAACAAAAATGCTAAATTACATTGGCACAGTAACGGTAAATGGATTCCCGGGCATCGATAAAAAGAAACGACCTGTATTCTCTAAGCCTAGAATTCCAACGATACAATACAATTTCCCATATCAAGATGGTACGAAACAAATTTTGGATAAATTTGGTGCGGATGGACTTGTCCAATGGGTGAAAAGTCAAAAACAGGTTTTATTAACGGATACCACCTTCAGGGATGCTCATCAGTCATTGTTAGCAACAAGAATGAGGACGACTGATATTTTGCATATTGCAGAGCCGACAGCCAAACTATTGCCGGATTTATTCTCTTTTGAGATGTGGGGCGGGGCAACTTTTGATGTTGCCTACCGGTTCTTAAAAGAGGATCCATGGGATCGATTATTGACATTACGTGAAAGAATTCCAAATGTCCTGTTCCAAATGTTGATCCGTGGGGCCAATGCGGTAGGATATAAAAACTATCCGGACAACTTAATTCGTGATTTTGTTAACCAATCAGCCGATGCAGGCATCGATGTCTTCCGAATTTTTGATAGTTTAAACTGGGTAAAGGGAATGGAAGTGGCAATTGATGCGGTCCGGCAGACAGGAAAAATAGCCGAAGCAGCCATTTGTTATACGGGGGATATTTTAGATCCAGCAAGGTCTAAATATAATCTTGAATATTATAAAAATCTTGCTAAAGAGCTGGAAAAGCAAGGTGCCCATATATTAGGGATCAAGGATATGGCCGGGTTATTGAAACCGGAGGCAGCCTATCGTTTAGTGTCTGAATTAAAAGAAGC encodes:
- a CDS encoding FtsW/RodA/SpoVE family cell cycle protein; translated protein: MVKKIVKSYDYTLIIAVILLCGFGLVMVYSASMAWAVQRYGFPPDYFYQKQKMWLLLFFGIFILFAIAPYKIMQFTKGFQVPMVIGSLLLLIGLFPFGIIAGGAQSWYEFGTFRLQPSEFVKLAVIIYLSAVYAKKQAYINQFNKGVLPPLVFLFIVCGLIVMQPDYGAAIIIAAIAGMIILSSGMNFKSISKLLIMALIVLLPVIFVARDAIFSEKRMSRITVLENPFADAQEAGFHLANSYIAIGSGGVNGLGLGKSIQKLGYLPESHTDFIMAVIAEELGIWGVGFVILLLAYIVLRGIYIGLQCKDPFGSLLAIGISSMIGIQSFINLAGVSGLIPLTGVTLPYVSYGGSSLLMLAAATGILVNVSMFVKFEKKYKNKHDIENKKQQSNDGKVYYI
- a CDS encoding YlaN family protein, yielding MASEMIVNHQEKAFALLQADAEKILKLIKVQMDNLTMPQCPLYEEVLDTQMFGLSREIDFAVRLGLIDGKDGKAILAQLEKELSALHDASLKK
- a CDS encoding YhcN/YlaJ family sporulation lipoprotein, which produces MKNIIFMMLICLFLAGCNANNHKEIAKSENNSLVNVKNSYIESVDRKSGQEISKRLVTLATSIPNVNDATAVVLGNYAIVGIDVNAKIDRSQVGSIKYSVAESLKKDPYGANAVVVADADTTERLKEIQADIKKGRPIQGIMEELADVAGRLMPEIPGDLITPSPKNATEKPDKKLPADEQKKLNKEQEDQSNHHK
- a CDS encoding peptidyl-prolyl cis-trans isomerase; its protein translation is MENILIISGKVKFPITLDPGVWIFDDRRIDLTTYFLKEMENSDSVEAYTKAVSKHWDREIMEGAVFPPTLKSEKKFEKEKVLTGTFGIPFKPFLANAEPESHAETLVVHTTNGDYEFPLEKAFGLILGFSTNGQPLSSDGPVHIYKGDGSNQENPIKHVIGFTVK
- a CDS encoding YlaH-like family protein, with amino-acid sequence MEDLRSFSPSLRFFIELTKDVETGVLLQYVFIVILSVIVYRLGFAKKLPLLKNIVIYISLCIGCLIMLFFSYALPIAEGLGVAALILIVYKIRLHQSKKQEAEVK
- a CDS encoding pyridoxamine 5'-phosphate oxidase family protein, translating into MANQVEPKLIKPLYDAMQKERFVTLASIDYETGGPNVSAISWVLAKDDSTIYFAVDNRSRILENIYKNNKVIINLIANESTYSIQGEAAVKEERLQDVPLKLALVKVTIHEVRDVMFYGSKIVTEVQYDKTYDKNAAEKLDRQVMEAMKKA
- the pyc gene encoding pyruvate carboxylase yields the protein MTRQINKVLVANRGEIAIRVFRACTELNIRTVAIYSKEDSGAYHRYKADEAYLVGEGKKPIDAYLDIEGIIAIAKKSGVNAIHPGYGFLSENIHFARRCEEEGIIFIGPSSTHLDMFGDKVKARKQAELANIPVIPGSDGPVNDVNDVEEFAAVHGFPIIIKASLGGGGRGMRIVHTSEEVREAFDRAKSEAKAAFGNDEVYLEKLIEKPKHIEVQIIGDSSRNIVHLYDRDCSVQRRHQKVVEVAPSVSISEELRKQICDAAVKLMKNVNYLNAGTVEFLVSGNDFYFIEVNPRVQVEHTVTELVTGIDIVQTQILVAEGHELHGPIISIPDQEKIQLNGFAIQSRVTTEDPLNQFMPDTGKIMAYRSGGGFGVRLDAGNGFQGAVITPYYDSLLVKLSTWALTFEQAASKMVRNLQEFRIRGIKTNIPFLENVVKHEKFRNGEYDTSFIDTTPELFIFPVSKDRGTKMLNYIGTVTVNGFPGIDKKKRPVFSKPRIPTIQYNFPYQDGTKQILDKFGADGLVQWVKSQKQVLLTDTTFRDAHQSLLATRMRTTDILHIAEPTAKLLPDLFSFEMWGGATFDVAYRFLKEDPWDRLLTLRERIPNVLFQMLIRGANAVGYKNYPDNLIRDFVNQSADAGIDVFRIFDSLNWVKGMEVAIDAVRQTGKIAEAAICYTGDILDPARSKYNLEYYKNLAKELEKQGAHILGIKDMAGLLKPEAAYRLVSELKEAVDIPIHLHTHDTSGNGIFTYARAIEGGVDIVDTALSTMAGLTSQPSANSLYYALEGTERKPKVNIDALEKLSYYWEDVRKYYQDFESGMISPHTEIYQHEMPGGQYSNLQQQAKAVGLGEQWEDVKDMYARVNNMFGDIVKVTPSSKVVGDMALFMVQNELTEEDVLVKGQGLDFPDSVVELFEGYLGQPYGGFPEELQNVILKGKKPLEARPGELLEEVDFSKLQKELFEELGRQVTTHEIISYALYPKVFMEYMKTVEMYGNISMLDTPTFLYGMRLGEEIEIEIETGKTLIVKLVSIGQPQADGTRVVYFELNGQPREVVIKDDSIKSTVISRLKADPKNEQHISATMPGTVIKVVVEKGEKVERGDHLMITEAMKMETTVQAPFSGIVKDIYVSSGDSILTGDLLLELTKS
- a CDS encoding PhoH family protein produces the protein MSKIYVLDTNVLLQDPYSIFSFEDNEVVIPAVVLEEVDSKKRYMDEVGRNARHVSRLIDGLRASGKLHEKIPLEGGGTIRIELNHRSFHELQDIFIEKTNDNRILAVAKNLFLEEQAKENGKPVIIVSKDALVRVKADAIGLTAEDFLNDRVVEVEHIYTGFFELHLPIELLGRFYEKGELSLSEVANHPFYPNQYLLMKDILGSSASAIGMVDKTSKKVKKLTLNQEHVWGIHPRNVQQTMAIELLLRKDIPLVTLTGKAGTGKTLLALAAGLMHTEDLREYKKLLVARPIVPVGKDLGFLPGEKQEKLRPWMQPIYDNLEYLFNTKKPGELDAILAGMGSIEVEALTYIRGRSLPKQFIIIDEAQNLTKHEVKTILTRVGEGSKIVLMGDPEQIDHPYLDAYNNGLTYVVEKFKDQDISGHVKLLKGERSGLARLAADLL
- a CDS encoding YlaI family protein, whose product is MRVKCVICDKIEAIEDESLTAKRLRNRPIHTYMCNSCHARITDKTNARIESGNFKLFRTKSDNDDW